The Metarhizium brunneum chromosome 5, complete sequence sequence TTTATTCTAACAATTTTATAGATTGAAAGGGAGCTTGGACAAAGGCcaaacatgtctggtagcGCGCTCGACATGAGGCAGCAGTACAAGCAATTCTCCGAGGAGCTTGGTGCCCTTTATCCCAAGCCTGCATTGGAAGCTGTCGGTACGTGGCTGCCAACTGGACCCATCTGAACTTATTCAAGATGCTCAAACCAAAGCTTGTAGAAGAtgtcgccatcaccaagcaCTTGGCTGTACGCACGTACACCCCAGATGTAAccgccaaggacaagcaTCGCCTGCTCCCGGTGGGCATCTACTTTCACGGCGGAGGCTGGTGCTGCGGCGACCTTGACAGCGAAGACAACTTTTGTCGCATGCTCGCCAAGGCGCTTCCTTTGATTGTGATCTCTGTCTCGTATAGGCTTGCGCCAGAGCACAAGGCGCCGGCTCAGGTCCGCGACGCAGTGGATGCTTGGACCTGGGTACGTCTTCAAATTGCTGCCAAAAAAACGGATGCGGCGGCTGACGTGAACAGGCTTTCGAAAACGCTGCTCGACTCGGCGGCGACCCAAGCAAGTACTTCACCATCGGGCAAAGCGCGGGAGGCACCCTCGCGTTTGCCGTACCCAACGAGCTTATAGCCCTCAATCGCGGACACGAAGTCAAGGGGATTATATCGCTGTCGCCGTTTGTCGTGCACCCGTCTAATGTTCCCCCGGCTCACAGAGCAGCATATAAGTCGTTTGAGACGAATGCAAATGCTCCAATGAACACTGCCGCCGCGATGAATACTTTTTACGGCAAGCTTCCTCTGCAACATATTTTCAAGAGCTGGGTTGCTAACAAAACTCCTGCGCAGATGCTTTCGGAGCTGACCCGGCCGACTCGTCCGTCTACGTGCTACACAGCGAGCGGCTCACAAAATTTCCTGCGACATATATTGCGGTATGCGGAGCCGACCCAATACGCGATGATGGCCTCATCATGGAAAAGGTACTCCGTGAATCTGGGTGAGTCAAGCACCTCTGACGCCATTATTCCATCCCCAAAGGCATCATGTCTAATGCATTTACACAGAGTTCGAACCAAGTTGCAACACTACGAGAACCTTCCTCACGTGTTCTGGGCTTTTGCATGTGAACCAGAGAATGGAAGCTTCTTGGGCGACGTTATTGATGGAATTACATTTGTGCTGGATGCCTGAGGAGCCTGTTACTGCCGAATTAATGTTGTTATTTCCTGGTAGTTTTTTCGTAGATGCGATGCTTGTTCTCTTGCACGGCTTTTTCATCCTAGGATTGGTACATTGGGCTCAATACATTTGCTGCAAGAGTGTGTTTCCATGCATGCAACAGCTGGTTAATCCACGCCCAAAGTATTGGACGAGACCTTATCTGCTACCTCGGTTTGGGTAATTCAGTCTAACTACCTCAGCAATTACTTCCACAAGCTCTTCTCCAACAGCAGCCAATAAAGCGTAGTATGCGAGTAGACCCTCTGTATAGAATTTGCGGATCAGAAAGGATTGAGACTTGTGCCAAGTTTTCTGCGTTGCGCAAGTGTCTATGCACGTGTAATGTCCGAGGAACATGGCGAGTTGGCTTAGCCATTCAGCTACCTTACCATTTGAGGGGCCTCAAACGATGCCGTCGCAAATTCCCTGGCGTAGTCTAAAATTTAGATCCTCTTTCTTTATTCTGTTTAGAGTGTCTAGAGTCTTTCTAAACCTGCTGACTTTGGCGAAAAAAGCTACATGTATCTTTCGTCCATATTTTCCCCTCTAACTTGCACTAGCGTATCTCCCGAGGCGGACTCAACAATGACCAACGCTTAGTGAGCAGTTAGAGAGAGGTCAAAACAGTGGAATCGAGACGTATTGCGTGTATATGCGGTTCGCCTCATCTTTCAGGTTTGTGGGTGCATTTTCAGCTTGTCGGGCTGTCCACCTTCGATGTCCGTCGGGAACCGCTGCCGTGGAAGGCAACAAGGCTTCCACCCTGTCCGGCAGTTAGGCATCCCTCTATTCACGCAAGCATGTCCTATTGGGAAATTCGCCAACCACAAAACTTGGAACATGGCTTACAGCTGATCATTGGGCTGGGTCTAGAACATGAGCGCTGTGCCATTCATCATACATGCCAGACAGGAAAGGTAAGATCTTCGGACAAAGAAATAAGGTGCAAGAAATGAAGCCCTGGGAGCTTTCCTTTCACATTATGTGGAGGAATATTCAGAGCTGGTTGAGACGGACAGGGTATACAAACCGTTATGCAAGAAGTATTGTGTAGAGaaactaatatatttaatatctCTAGCACAATTGTTTTAAGTAACCGAAATATGCATGTACTCTAGGCGACGCGGAAAGCATGTCGTAGGCCAACTTGCCCTAAATCTTACGACTTCACACCATAATCAACAAGGTTCGGTTCAGCTTCACCTATTTGCTCATTGGGGGTCAGAAACGGTGGAAAGTCCTTGTGGCAGCCACAAACCATCCACAACTGATCCGAATTCGGCTAATTTTGCGCACAACCAGGGGATATATGACTTCAGGCTTACATCGAAGCTTACGAAAAAACATGGAATACTTTGACCGCTAGGGTATGTACGTAGATAATTTGACACGTTATTACagttatataatttattGTGCCCTGCAATTAGCAGATAGCTTCTGCCTGGAATTAGAGTTGTATAAATTTGGTAGAGTACATTTTGATTTGCCCATCTTAGCTGAGTCCCTTGGATGCGACCGTCATCCAGACGTCGTCAAGTGGGTAATAAAATGCAACTCTGGGCTTACTGGTAAAATAACTCATCAATTAGGCTATCCATAAGGAGAATGTTGGTAGCCCCCTCTCGAATCCATCCACCACCTCGCCTCATTTCTGAGTGAAAGACTGGTTTGGACGCTTGGGCATGCTGTGCATCCAGTACTAACCGGCATGTTCTTCCGGTCACTTTCCTACGACGTCGCTTCTTTTTATTGGCTGAATAGCACCAGTACATCTCCAAATCAGAGCTCATACATAACGCCCATCATCTTTTGTGAAGCCGTTCTCACCAATTGTCGCGGTCAAAGTGGAGCCCGGTTCGCCCCTTGTGTTTGTCACATCCATCACACACGAATTTCCAAGAAGCATACTGCATGAACGAAGTGAACGGTTGATGTATGTTGGGGACTTTTAGTTTACCAAAAGAGGGATATTGTTGTTTCAGCAGTAAACGGTTTCGTTTTGCAGCAGAAAGGAAGTGGACGGTACTCCTCACTGACCGGCTGTATGTGATGGATACGCCCCGACCAGtataaataagataaaaTCTTCCCACCATCTCGCACGATATTCACATCGCCATACGTATCAGAAAGGGATAAGACTTGAAAACCAACAAACTTGACTTTTACTCAAGCTTGGGATTAGGTCTATCTCTTGCTTCGTCTTCGACCTGCTTGTCTACTACTTCGTTCTTTTTGCAGCCCCTTGATTACCAAAACCACGCTCGATAATGGCTTCCACTACTATTCTCCACGATACTGCACTAGCCGCACTGGCAGATGGCGATGTCATCTATCTCTATTTCCAGGCCTCAAGCGGCTACCTATGCGAGGCTACCTTGACCCCCGGACAGCCACAGGTAGCctacaccatcaccaacttGCGCGCCGCTGATATAAAGCTCTATACTCCAATTTCAGCTACGTTTGGAAAGAATACGGAAGAGAGAGTAAGCAAAACTGCAGGTCAAAACATACATAGGATCTGGACAGACTAACATCATCTTCCGCGACAGTACATCTTCTATATCGACACAGACGGCATTCTCAACAATGCCGTTTACAAAAATGACACCTGGTGCAGAGGATTTCTGCGTGGTCAATCCATCATTCCGGCCCACTATTCCAAGATCGCCGCGGTCAAGTCCTGCGTTTGTGACGATGAGATACATGTTTTCTACCAGACTACGGATCGCAACGGAGCCATCCGTCAGGTGACCGGATACGAGAATCGATGGGTGCTGGATCGGCGAGATCTTGGCAGCAAAGTCCTTACCGGTActggcctggccgccgtCCACGCCGAGTTGGGCATCGACATCACGACCGGGACGTCGGATTCGAACAAGCCGCCCGTGGTATTCTTCCAGCAGACGAACTTGGGTCTGACATGGCTACAGGATGCAGGTAGTTCCACAAACCCACACGAGCCTAATTGAAATGAAGTTTGTATATATTGATCTTGATGATAGCAACGCGAAAGGTCGGCGGTGTCGTAACTAAAGCCTCTCCACACACGCCGCTGGCTGCTACCGACGCCGTATCCACCAATTTAAAAGAcgtcttccttttcttcacCTCTAGCGCAAATGAAATTAAGCGTCTCGCTGTAGGGTCGGATGGACAGGAGGTTGTCTCTACTGAGCTTCTGACAACCACGCCAAAAGGCAATCTCGCCGCGGTCGTCAGGAAGTCGTCGACGAACTCGACGGACGCGCAGGTTATTCTCTTCTACCAGTCTACGAACCCGCCGAAAATTCACCAGTCGACGATAagtgatgacgatggtggaAACTGCGTTTGTAAAACTAGGTATACCGTCACCGAGTACAGTGGGGTGGCTATATTCTCTGACCCCGAAGTCGACCACATTGCTATGAGATTCGAATGATTTGGATCAAAGAGTGCAATCTCTAGAGTTACAAGACGTAGGGCTTTCTTGGGATGGTGGACTACCTGTTTGGTGTGAAACGTCGATGACATTAACTCGAGACAGACCTGCGAGTCGTTTCCTGTAGCTTTGCCAATAAGAATAAACTCTTACATCCAGGCCATTATGAATTAGTCTCAACAGTGAGCACTAGGCTTACATTGTGATTTACGTCTCTTTGCGGTCTCGACAAAGAGGTCATCCTTCAATGGACGAGCAGGGATAAGATACCAAAGGAAGAAGCAAACGGTCACAAAGAGACAAGAATTGAAAAGCGAGCAACGCAAAATATGGATTTCCCGGGAACAGAACTCGAGGTCTTTAGAGGTTATTATAATCGACCATGTTCAGTGCATTGGAAGCTTTGTGCCTAAAAGCGACAAGGGCTCGAAAAAGGCTGGGAGTTGGTAGCTCAATTCGTCTTATCATggtctttggtatcaaaggtccttggtttccctTAAGGCTTAGTTGAATACAAAgctctataaatacaagagGTCGGTGTGCCTTGTGCCTTAGTCCCGTGATAGTAGCCCCCGTGTAACAGTGTGATACTAAATGAATTAGGTCGTGCAAAAAGGGCACCTGGACTTTTAACTGTCTCGAAACATGATGGTTGAAGAGCTGGTAAAAAGGAGAGGCTTCAAATTTGCTATATAAAAGAGTAAAATAATACGAAAAGTCTAAATACTTGGTAAACTATTGCTGCCTGCAAGTAGCAAAACAACGATTTCTATTGTCTTAAACAAGCGATTTCAGATCAACTTCAACCAACTCGCTGCTCTAAGTAGTATCGTCAACGATCTTCCGATATCTTGTCCTACGGGCAGTCCTTCTAGTGGCGGCAGTGCTTTTCATGGCAGCAGTGCTTTTCATGGCAGCAGTGCTTTTCATGGCAGCAGTGCTTTTCATGGCAGCAGTCCTTTTCATGATCGCAGTCCTTGTCAGGGCAGCAGTCCTTGTCAGGGCAGCAGTCCTTGTCAGGGCAGCAGTTGTCGTCCTCATGTTCCGGTGGGTAATTAGGTCGGCAGTCGCTTCCGCACTATTACACCGACACTGTTAGGAACATCATCTCCTATCCTATCAAATTCGGGAATTGATAGGAAATGTCAAGCGGGTCACTCACGCAATAATTATTCCCACAGGGCTTTGCAGTCTCGGTGCATCCGTAGGTGCTAGTCGAGGTGCTCCCCTGGTAAATGCTAGTCGAGGTGCTCTCCTGGTAAATGCTAGTCGAGGTATCCTCCTGGTAAATGCTAGTCGAGGTACTCTCCTGGCAAGTGCTGGTCGGGGACACTGCCGAGGTGGTATGGTAGGGGTATGCAGCGGCCATAGAGACCAGAGAAATGATGCCAACGGAGAGGAACTTCATTTTTGCTTTGAGTTTTAGATATCTAGATATCCGAGTTTTTGGTAGTTTCGTATCGAGATTATCGCAAGTGTTGATGTCTATCAATAGATGAGGTTGTCTCTAGAAGGGTGGAAGCACCCTGCCTTTATATATGTTGCAGAACTAGCACAACACTGCCACTATAATTGCTGTTTCTATGCTCTTGCGTAGAAGACGCTTACTACCAGTTCTAGACCTTTTGTATCCATAACGTGGCGCAGCGTATACTTTTTCAGCCCTATATAATTTTCACAATAATAACAATGCTATTCGTAAATGAATATGCACCAACTTACCTTGGTGTGGCTAGTGTATAGGCAAGCCACATGAACTTAATTGATCAACTCAAGACTCTAAGCCCTACTGATGTCATCCATTCCTGAGCCTAACGCCGCCTAACCCCTGGGACCTTGTTTGCCACCAAGTCCGCCACAGGCCGTGGCGCTTGGGTTTCTGGCAGAACCTGGCCATATTTAGAAATCCTCCTGATGTCTTCGGCTAGTCTAATCCAGATGAATCTAGTGGCGCTACAGTTAGGTCCCCAGCCTTAGGCTCCGCCGCACCCTAGGCTTATTCCTTGATAAACATGACGATAATGGTGGCGTTTCTTTGTAGTTATGCTTATCTCTACAGATATTACGGGTCTATCTTAATCGACGCTTATATACAAAATAAATACCAGATATGCGTCACCGATAAGATGTacagatatatatatatactatatatagAATTAATCTCGTACATGTTTATCTAAGCCCCAAATGCTTGCTTTTATACAATTCTCCTCTTTACGCCACTCCGCTCGTTAATCCACACGCCTTGTGTTTACCGTTGTGCCAAGGGTTCAGTTATGAAGACTTGGAGCGAtaaagggctcaattcaataataatctcgtaggatgtcaaaggtcctgagttgctacgagaaagggagagaagggtgaccgccttatatacataaaaggaacgcctaggcctagggtccttgcccgggcacgtgttctagccgtgtaaccaacaagtcCTATATCGgcgtgaagcccctttgttgggcttcacgatctgttgggccttttccgtgtaacaaccATTGCCCCGAACGTCAATTCCCTGCTTTTGCAGAAGCCCGTTGATGCATTTGCACCCCTCCAGGAAATTCATGGCCCGCGAACTACGATACCCGGTTCCCTAGGACCAAGTTCGTGGTAGCGATGTACAAATTTGTCTATCCCCTATTTGTTTCGTTTTAGACCTAGTAGAACATGTAATACTGATGCAAGTCAATTTCCCTATGGGCTTCCCATGGTTACCATGGACGGTGAATAGTATCGCCATCTTTTGGGACATGGGGTTCTTATTACCCTTTCGCGTACGGTAATAAAATGGCTTGATTGGGTTCAATGGCTAAGCGCTGTACAACACGGTCAGGGAAGTCATGAACAGATACAAGGACTGCAATTAGGAGACTACCGTCTATCGCCTCAAGACCGACATGACGAATTACATATCGAGGAATAGTAACCAGTGCACAGTTTCTCTGTAACCATGCTGTTTGCAGTCGGCAAGGACCCGAGCTGTATAGAATGGCGCGCCTTGGAAGCCTTGACCCAAGTGGGGCTCCCCCGCCTTTACAATCCCAAAAGGGAAACATATGTGGAGTTCATGTTCCCGCTTAGCCGGAAAGGCGGAAAGGTCCACTACACCAGACCCGTCTGGGCAGGGCTTACCGCCGTCTCTGGCCTTGAGGCCTCCAGAGGTCATGACGGATCAACCCTTTTCGGCGTAGCCGAGGCGAAAACGCCCGGCACTCTCAGCCGTAAATAAGGCACAACTAGGCTGATGGTACTATTTAAAGACGGTATTCACTTACCACGACAAAACTCACATAGTGTACATTATCAAATCAATACAAACCATGTCAAGTGTCGTCTGCCTAGGTCGTGGCAATAGCCTCTAAATGTCCTTTCATATCGATTGAGGCCCCCAAAGACCTCGGACTATCTGACGGGCTGTAGAAGTAATGTCATGAGTGCTTACTACGCCTGAGCCACcatttttattataacttgTCCTTATAAGCTCTCCTACTAATACCTTGCCGCTTTGAATGAAAATTACGTGAAGGGTGGAAGATGTACTAAGCCATTCAAGCTGTTGCATTCTCAGAGTTTCCGGGGCTTTGATGGCAATCAGCATTCAGCCTCATCAACAGCCTCGTGAGAGTACTGAGATTGTATCCAGGTTGGCCTCCTATCT is a genomic window containing:
- the Est1 gene encoding Versiconal hemiacetal acetate esterase, producing the protein MDELDMDKRLAPAWHRIERELGQRPNMSGSALDMRQQYKQFSEELGALYPKPALEAVEDVAITKHLAVRTYTPDVTAKDKHRLLPVGIYFHGGGWCCGDLDSEDNFCRMLAKALPLIVISVSYRLAPEHKAPAQVRDAVDAWTWAFENAARLGGDPSKYFTIGQSAGGTLAFAVPNELIALNRGHEVKGIISLSPFVVHPSNVPPAHRAAYKSFETNANAPMNTAAAMNTFYDAFGADPADSSVYVLHSERLTKFPATYIAVCGADPIRDDGLIMEKVLRESGVRTKLQHYENLPHVFWAFACEPENGSFLGDVIDGITFVLDA